Sequence from the Acidobacteriota bacterium genome:
CAGGTTCACAGTATTCGCGATCCGAATTGGAAAGGCCGCCGTTTTGAGGGGCGTGAGGTAACGGATCTAGAGCAGGCCCGCAAGGAATGGTCTGAGAAGTTTGTCCTGGAATGTCGTGCGATAGGCCTCTCTGCGATCGCTTTGACTGATCATCATGATGTTTGCATGATTCCCTATGTGGTCGATGCAATCAAGAGACTTAACTTGGAAGAAGACCTCTGGTTGTTTCCTGGGATTGAGGTGACCTGTGATGATGCTTGCCAAGCATTGGTGATCTTTGATGTTGGAGTCGAACCCGCCCGTCTGCATAGATTGCTTGGAAAACTCAAGAAGGTCGACCAGATTGGTGATGATCAGCTAGTGGCATCGCCGGCCTCGAATGCTGGGCTAAGAGTCGAAGAGTTGGTCGATGAAATCGGTCTTGACGCAGTCCTCGATCCGATTTGCGTCGTAGTTCCGCACGCTGGTGGCGATGGGGCTCATAAGAGTGTCTTGCGTCGTGAGTTCCATTCCAGGTTTAGGAACCTGAACTGCGTCGGTTTCTATGTTGAAACAGCCTTCTCAAGGCTTAGCCAAAGTGCGAGACGGAAGATCTATGGCGAGGACAAGGAATGGGGTGGTCGGCGACGGGGCCTCGTCGTTACTGGAGATAATCGCAGGGCTGATTTTTCCGATCTCGGTGTCAATCCTTGCTGGATTCGATTGGGTGAGCCGACGGCTGAGTCACTTAGACAGGCCTTCTTGGCTGACGAGGCGCGCATTCGCTTTGAGCGACCAACAGTCCCATCGCAGAGAGTTCTGGCGGTCAGGGTCGATTCGACGCTGACTTGTCTAACGGGAATCACCTTCAATGACGGCTTCACGGCGATAATTGGCGGGCGGGGATCGGGAAAATCTTCTCTCCTTGAGTTTCTTCGGTTCGGATTGGGGCGCAGCAGTCTAGATGTTCCCGGCGAGTCTCCTGAGAAGTCGAGACTTAAGAGTCTTCTGGAAACTACCCTGGCAAACGGTTATGTAGAAGTCGATCTCGATCGAGACGGGGTATTCGAGACGTGGCGCCGAACCCTCCGTGATCGCGAGACCATTCAGGTGCAGGTTGCAGAAGAACCTAAGGAGGAGATTTCAGTCCCCGTTGCCCAAGAAAGGTTCCGCGCTCGTGCCTACGAGCAGAAAGAGCTGTCGACGATTAAACCTTCTCGCCTTGACGCGATGAGGCAAGTGTCGAGTATCGCAGCTGCTGAGCTGTGGGAGAAGCGGCATGCAGTAGAGGCAAGTGTCGAGGAGCACCGGAGAAGCATTCGTCGAATTCTCGGTAAGGTTGTTGATCTTTGGGCCCTTGAATCCGGCCGCAACGTGGTTGCAGCACGCTACAGGGATCTGAGGAGGCGATTGAAGTCAATCAGCGATCAATTGGTGCAGCAGGGGGTGTCGGAGGCCGATAGCGAGATCCTGTCTCGTGCTCAGTACTTCCTTCGGGGTGGCTCGCTGCTCGCTGAGTTAAGGGCTGACCTAGTTGGTCTAGGGCGGCAGGTTGATGATTTGGTCAAGAGAGTTTCATCTGTTTCAATTGGAACAGGTGATATTCCTGATGATCAGGACTTTGAAATTATCAAGTCGATAGCAAGAGAGGTGACTAACTCGAAAGAGGCTGTGAAGAACTCTCTGGAAGATGCTGGTCGAATCCTTGATGAACTGACTCAGGGCCTGAACTCTGGGGCTCAGCGGTTTGAGATTCTAAAGTCAGCATTTGAGGGGCATCGAAAGGCGGCAGGGCAACGCCAGGCCGGACTCGCAAGGCTAGTAGATGAGCAGGCGAAATTGCAGAAAGCCTTGGAGGATGCCGAGCGGGAAGGTAAGGAGGTCCGCGGCAGGATCGCAAAGTTGGGCGGTGCAGGGGAGGAGCTCTTGGCGGCACGCGAGGCTCTGAGCTCGGAGTTCGCGAAGCGAAGGACAGTTCTGAGTGAGGCGGCGGCGAAGACTTCTGATGTGTCAGAGGGGGTGCTGAGAGCAACTGTCGTTAGTCCAGATGTTCCCCGTGCCTATTCTGAGGCGCTGAAGGGTTTGCTGGCTGGAGCGATGGTGCACGATTTAGAGTTTAAGGTTGACGAGTGGACTCGGCGACTAGTTGAGAGGGATGAATGGCAAGCGCTCGGGAATCGGTTGTTGAGACTCTTCCGGCTTCATGTTGTGGAAGGAGATCAAAGGGGTGCTGTTGACGTCAGAGTCCTTCAGGAGTGCCTTGGAGCCAATCTCTCTGGCCTGACAGAGCGGCAGGTTGAGCAGATGTTCCTCAGGATGTCGGAGGAGAAAGTCGTGGCAGTATTGGCTGCCGATCCAAGGGAAGTCGTTGAATTTGAGTATTTGGATGGCGACGCCTATATCCAATTTGAGGCTGCGAGCCCCGGCCAGCAAGCGGGTGCTCTACTACAGCTTCTGCTCATCCAGGAAGCCGGTACCCTAATTGTTGATCAGCCAGAAGAGGATCTGGATAGCGGAGTGATAATGCGGATTGTCTCGCTGCTAAGGAAGACTAAGCAGAAGAGGCAGGTGATATTTGCAACTCATAACCCAAATGTCGTGGTCAATGGTGATGCGGATAAAGTAATAGCCCTTCGGTCTTCAGTGTTGGCCGGTGGTGACGGTGGAGTACCTAGGGTTAGCGTTTGGGTTGATGGTGCACTGGAGACACCTCGATTGAGAAGTGCTGTGGTCGAGATCATGGATGGTGGTCAGGCGGCGTTCGAGTTGCGAAGAGCAAAGTACCGATTCTGATGCCAAACCGGTAGATGTGCCGGGTAGAGGTGCCACCCACTTGGCAACCCTCCGGCCGGCCGATAGAGGTGCCGCCCATTTGGCAAGTGTCCTGTTTATTGGTACTTAAGTTAACTCGCCAGGGTGTTTCTGGGGTAGGACTAAGATTGACATGCATGTGCATGCAGGTCATGATGGGGCCATGCGAACGACAGTCGAGATCACGGACGAGCAGCGCGCGAAGCTCTTGAAGCTGGCGGCCGAGCGGAGGGAGAAGGGGTTCTCTGGAGTGGTTCAGGAGGCTCTGGACCATTACTTCGAGGCGGAGCTGGATCGTAGGGAACGGGTCGCCGCTGCGCTCGAAGCGCTGGGAAGCCTGGCCGCCGAGGAGGCGGAGGCCTTGGAGCGGGACGTGCGGAAGCTGCGGCGGACCTGGCGGTGATCGTCGTCGACACGGATGTTTTGATCGATGCCTTGAGGGGCCGTGATCCAGGAGCGGCCAAGGTTCGGGAACTGCTTGTTGGAGACGGCTTGGCGACGACGGCGGTGATCGCTTTCGAGCTATGCAGCGGTGGGCGGAGCGAGAAGCAGCTCCAGGCGATTGCGAGTCTCCTCGCCGCACTGACGGTGATTCCTTTCGACACGGCTTCGATGGAGGCTGCCGCTTCGGTTCGTACGCAGCTCGAGTCCTCCGGTCGTGGTATCGGAATGGCGGACTACTTGATCGCCGGCTGCTGCGTTGCCCGGCGAGCGTCGCTGCTGACGAGGAATCACCAGCACTTCGGCCGGATCGCGGGTCTTCGCCTCGAGCCCATGGCTGAGGGCTGAGGGTTCAGGACTTCCTTTCTACCAACCCTCGTCGAACTCCAGGTCGAGAATCTCGTCGTCCAACGCCTCGGCATCGGCGTACCGCCCCATCTCGCGCAGGATTAGGGCGAGTTGGATCTTGGCGCTGACCGTTGTGGGGTCTTTGGGACCGAAGTGCTCTGTGGCGCTACGGACGGCTTCCTGGAGATAGTCGTAGCCTGTGGTTAAGTGAGGCTTTGTTGGAGCATCGCCATCAGACGTGGAGTGGGCGACTCCTACGACGATGAGGCCGCGAAGGTACTCGCGGCTGGCCTCGCCGAAGAGGCGCTCGCGTTCGGCGAGAGACTCTTCGGCGTATTCAAGACCTTCTTGTGCGCGTCCTTGCTTGGTGACGGCGGTTGCCAGCTTGACGAGGGTTTTCGGAATGAACTCGCTGTTCGGCGCTTCTTCCCTTAGAAGCTGGACGGAGCTCGAGTAGAGCCGGATCTGCTCATTTAGGTCGAGGATCCATCCAGCCTCGACAACCGCCTTGGCTCGGACCTCCGGCGAGACCTCGGGCTGCTGGCATCGAGCCAATGCGTGCTGAAGTGTTTCTTGCCGCGAGAGGCCCTTCAAGGCCTTGGCTTTGCTGACGAGGGTCTCGCAGACCTGGTCCTGAGAAGGAGTGGTCGAATCCCCGATCGCCGGTTGTGAGATGGCGAGGGCTAGCAGCATCAGAGAGATTCTTAGGATCATGGGTTGCCGTCCTGATCTAGGGTCGTGGGATCACGGTGGGGTTGCGGCATGCTGCGCGTACGACATCGTTGAGCTGGTGAGTGGTTGGAGGGTTCCCAGGGCCCGTGTCGGTTGTATTGTCTTCTCGCTGACCGAAGACATGAAGGAGCTCGTGGATGAGGGTTTCCGAGGCCTCCGTTGCATCCATCTCGAAGAACTCGCTGCACAGGTAGATGTAGGGGCTGTGAGTGCAGCAAGTAGTGAATGCTGCGGAGCCGGTGCTGCAAGGATTGGCTTGACCACCAGGCAGACTGCAGTTCTCCGCCTCTCGAAAGACTGCCCGAAACCCAGATCCACTATCGGCGAGAACATCTTTAGGAACGAGTCTGAGCGGAGAATTCCTAAAGAGCGTCGTGCAGGTAGTCGGGGAGCGATTGACACCGCGGCCCTTCCAGGAAAGCTTCGAGCGGGCTCGAGAGAGGGCTTGCCCTAAACGGATCTTGTTTTCTAGGACGACACTACTACACGGCGCATTCGCCTCTGATCCCTCGCCGGGCTCTCCATCTCCACCAAAGCTGCCGGGCCCATCGGGCACGTTCTCAAGATCCTCCGAAGGTTCGGTCGCCCAGCCTCCCTCGCCGCCGGAATTGCAACGAACTTCGATCGTGCTGCCAAACCCTGTCGAATAGTCGATGCAGAGGCATTCCGGGCCACAAAAGCTGATCGAGATTCCTCCATGACAGGGCAAGCCCGTTAGGCAAGTCGCCATGGCGATTGATATCAGCCACAGGCTTTGGGATCTTAGAGAGTTAGACATTGTGAATATGTTAGAGGCTGGTTCCTGGCAAGGCAAGCGACGACTCGAGCGCTCACCACCGAGGGCGTAGTAGCCGAACATCAAGAGGCAAGCGTAATTTTTGCAATGATTTAAGGTGGCATGGGAAGGATCCCTCGGGGGCCGCTGGCTGCCGAGTGGGGCGAGAAGGGACTCTCCGAGGCGACAGCCTGACGAAGGCGGAGCGATTTCGAGCTTTGAAGGCGGTTCGCCTCAGGAGGGCGATTCGAACCGCACGGGAGGCTGGCACTCCGCGAGGTGCCCCTGGCCGCCTCCCGGATCACCGCTCGTGCACGACGCCGCCGATCACGACATGACGCAGCGATCGGGTGTGCTGGATGTCTTCGAGGGGATTGCCTGCGAGCAGTAGAAGGTCGGCTCGATAGCCCGGCTGGAGTTGACCCAGGCGCTCTCCCTCTTCGAGAAGGGACGCGCTGCCGACGGTGGTAGCGGTGAGGACTTGGGCCGACGTCAGGCCGGCGGCGACCATCAGCGTCATTTTCTTGATGGGCCGAGTAGCCCGGGAAGACCCGCGGATAGTTGGTGTCGGTGCAGAGGGCGAGGGGCACGTCCGCGGCGGTGGCTCGGCGCCCGTCTTGCCCGCCGACCTGCTCTCGGGTGCGTCGGGATCGCTCGAAGAGGGAGCGGCTTCGCGCGGCCGTGGAGGCTGCGAAGCCCGTCCCCACGGCTCACCAAGCGATTGCCCCCCAACCGCCCTCTCTTCTGCGCCAAAGCAGTCCTGAGCTCATATATAGTCGAGAAGATTATTTCCTTAACGGTCGAAAATTATCGACTGCACTATTTGATTTCCCCCAACCCCTGAGAGCGTCGAGGGCGCCTGCGAGCAGCAGCGGTAGGTTCCTTTGAGCTCCCGAGGCCATGGCGGAGGTCGTATTTTGATCTGCGGAGAGGGAGCCATTCGAAGATGAATCGAGTCCAAATACTGCTTGTCGCGGTTACCTGCATGATGCTCGGCATGGCGTGGGCCCAGCCTGTCGATGCCCAGCCGATCGACTGTTTCGAGGTTCTCACCAGCGAGCCCTTCGCCAACCACCTGTTGGATCCGAAGGGTGAATGGAAGACGGAATCCACCAACATTGGCGACTACTGGCGGCAGCAGGACGATGAAGCCTCGCAATCCCTCTGGCCTGCGCAGGGGGATTGGAAGATGTCCATCGTGGCCCGCGATCACCCGCGTCGAACTCTCACCAAGGTGATCGGGGACGTCGTTGACGAGAACGACCCGACTACCCTGCCGAGGGTCTACTCCTGCTGCAGCGGATCGGACACTCTCCATGTCCGCGAGTCAGGTCCCCTGGTTTCCGATCTCAGAGGCTCGCGCCCGGACGCCCAGGGCCCCTGGAAGAAGGGGGAGAGCAGCACCTTTGATGACTGCTGGAGC
This genomic interval carries:
- a CDS encoding TrlF family AAA-like ATPase → MTLSPGEHPGATWRRVDLQVHSIRDPNWKGRRFEGREVTDLEQARKEWSEKFVLECRAIGLSAIALTDHHDVCMIPYVVDAIKRLNLEEDLWLFPGIEVTCDDACQALVIFDVGVEPARLHRLLGKLKKVDQIGDDQLVASPASNAGLRVEELVDEIGLDAVLDPICVVVPHAGGDGAHKSVLRREFHSRFRNLNCVGFYVETAFSRLSQSARRKIYGEDKEWGGRRRGLVVTGDNRRADFSDLGVNPCWIRLGEPTAESLRQAFLADEARIRFERPTVPSQRVLAVRVDSTLTCLTGITFNDGFTAIIGGRGSGKSSLLEFLRFGLGRSSLDVPGESPEKSRLKSLLETTLANGYVEVDLDRDGVFETWRRTLRDRETIQVQVAEEPKEEISVPVAQERFRARAYEQKELSTIKPSRLDAMRQVSSIAAAELWEKRHAVEASVEEHRRSIRRILGKVVDLWALESGRNVVAARYRDLRRRLKSISDQLVQQGVSEADSEILSRAQYFLRGGSLLAELRADLVGLGRQVDDLVKRVSSVSIGTGDIPDDQDFEIIKSIAREVTNSKEAVKNSLEDAGRILDELTQGLNSGAQRFEILKSAFEGHRKAAGQRQAGLARLVDEQAKLQKALEDAEREGKEVRGRIAKLGGAGEELLAAREALSSEFAKRRTVLSEAAAKTSDVSEGVLRATVVSPDVPRAYSEALKGLLAGAMVHDLEFKVDEWTRRLVERDEWQALGNRLLRLFRLHVVEGDQRGAVDVRVLQECLGANLSGLTERQVEQMFLRMSEEKVVAVLAADPREVVEFEYLDGDAYIQFEAASPGQQAGALLQLLLIQEAGTLIVDQPEEDLDSGVIMRIVSLLRKTKQKRQVIFATHNPNVVVNGDADKVIALRSSVLAGGDGGVPRVSVWVDGALETPRLRSAVVEIMDGGQAAFELRRAKYRF
- a CDS encoding type II toxin-antitoxin system VapC family toxin, yielding MIVVDTDVLIDALRGRDPGAAKVRELLVGDGLATTAVIAFELCSGGRSEKQLQAIASLLAALTVIPFDTASMEAAASVRTQLESSGRGIGMADYLIAGCCVARRASLLTRNHQHFGRIAGLRLEPMAEG
- a CDS encoding tetratricopeptide repeat protein is translated as MLLALAISQPAIGDSTTPSQDQVCETLVSKAKALKGLSRQETLQHALARCQQPEVSPEVRAKAVVEAGWILDLNEQIRLYSSSVQLLREEAPNSEFIPKTLVKLATAVTKQGRAQEGLEYAEESLAERERLFGEASREYLRGLIVVGVAHSTSDGDAPTKPHLTTGYDYLQEAVRSATEHFGPKDPTTVSAKIQLALILREMGRYADAEALDDEILDLEFDEGW
- a CDS encoding amidohydrolase family protein, whose product is MTLMVAAGLTSAQVLTATTVGSASLLEEGERLGQLQPGYRADLLLLAGNPLEDIQHTRSLRHVVIGGVVHER